One Aureibacter tunicatorum DNA segment encodes these proteins:
- a CDS encoding patatin-like phospholipase family protein — protein MKFKLFIVLFVVISVPLFSQTKDSKYEAIGLTLSGGGAKGLAHIPLLKAIDSLQIPVKYVTGTSMGAIVGGLYSIGYSGKEIEEIALSINWGEILTNKISLKDIDITEKSDYANYIIEVPIDKGKAKLPSGLITGQALYNKLFELTAKSYKVQSFKKFPREYECVSTNIINGTAVALDSGNLALAIRSSMAVPSVFTPIVYDSMLLADGGMILNYPVSTCRELGAEYIIGSDVSHYENSIDSLNNIVSILIQCSQFKDLEIRPQQISLTDLYIHHDLKGYSSGDFNSTKEIIELGEKAVEANMDALIKLADEIKNSDLPKEVIEEFEPVDSVLISNIRITGLNEISETFVKGKIGFNEGEYLKIEEIEAGVRKLYGTQFFEYIYYDIIYEDGKSYLTMDFEENPEMFFKFGIHYDNDTKSSIIFNTNVKNLLVDQSKFDLKASISEYPIADLSFYRYFGKKQNFGYRYSTYYERNDFPVYEGNNQITRFKSDFISIKLDLLKLNRLNSFLAFGASYDFYNLRSSYIDALNPEERIDFRNRLENLTFNMEGVFNTTNKRFYPTQGVFMKGSAGMYFITSNKANFESNVSAFSRDSIESLLVLDPFLRINFQMRFNQPLQNNKISIYEEFRLGLTANSSENSFYAFQVGGLNDYRFFSIPFIGLRDKEYLVNQFMIGRFGLQFEVWNNFYIIPEANYMLYSSQALEDLFEHNTSDAYNNILGYGLTIGYNSILGPLNITLMNSTSSTPVQVYVNLGFIF, from the coding sequence ATGAAATTTAAATTATTCATTGTTTTATTTGTAGTCATTTCAGTACCGTTATTTTCTCAAACCAAGGATTCAAAATACGAGGCGATAGGTCTTACTTTGAGTGGTGGTGGAGCAAAAGGTTTAGCCCATATTCCATTATTGAAAGCGATTGATAGTTTGCAGATTCCTGTAAAATATGTTACAGGCACAAGCATGGGAGCGATCGTAGGTGGTTTGTACTCTATTGGATATTCAGGAAAAGAGATTGAAGAAATAGCTTTGAGTATTAATTGGGGAGAAATATTAACGAATAAAATCAGTCTGAAGGATATCGATATTACCGAAAAAAGCGATTATGCCAACTACATTATTGAAGTTCCAATAGATAAAGGCAAAGCTAAACTGCCTTCAGGGTTGATTACAGGACAAGCTTTGTATAATAAATTGTTTGAGCTTACAGCCAAATCATATAAAGTGCAGAGTTTTAAAAAGTTCCCTCGAGAATATGAATGTGTTAGCACTAATATAATTAACGGAACCGCTGTTGCACTGGATTCTGGAAACTTAGCCTTGGCTATTCGTTCAAGCATGGCTGTGCCTTCGGTTTTTACTCCAATAGTTTATGACAGTATGTTATTGGCTGATGGAGGGATGATCTTGAACTATCCTGTTAGCACCTGCAGAGAACTTGGCGCCGAATATATCATCGGCTCGGATGTATCGCATTATGAAAACTCCATAGATAGTTTGAATAACATTGTTTCCATATTGATTCAATGTTCGCAATTTAAAGATCTTGAAATTAGGCCACAACAGATAAGCTTAACAGATTTGTACATTCATCATGATTTAAAAGGATATTCATCAGGAGATTTTAATAGTACAAAAGAGATCATTGAGTTGGGTGAAAAAGCTGTGGAAGCTAATATGGATGCTTTGATAAAGCTTGCTGATGAGATCAAAAACTCGGACTTACCTAAGGAAGTAATAGAAGAGTTTGAGCCTGTGGACTCTGTTTTAATATCAAATATTAGGATTACAGGTTTGAATGAAATTAGCGAAACATTTGTAAAGGGAAAAATTGGTTTTAATGAAGGAGAGTATTTGAAGATCGAAGAGATTGAGGCAGGTGTAAGGAAGTTGTACGGGACGCAATTCTTTGAATATATATATTACGATATAATTTATGAGGATGGAAAAAGTTATTTGACGATGGATTTTGAGGAAAATCCGGAGATGTTTTTCAAATTCGGAATTCACTATGACAATGACACTAAATCTTCTATCATTTTTAATACAAATGTTAAGAATTTATTGGTTGACCAATCAAAGTTTGACTTGAAAGCAAGTATATCTGAGTATCCTATCGCTGACTTGTCTTTTTATAGATATTTTGGGAAGAAGCAAAATTTTGGCTATCGATATTCAACTTACTATGAAAGAAACGATTTCCCTGTATATGAGGGAAATAATCAAATTACAAGATTTAAATCCGATTTCATAAGTATTAAATTGGATTTATTGAAATTAAATAGGCTTAATTCATTTTTAGCTTTTGGCGCATCTTATGATTTTTACAATCTTAGATCATCCTATATTGACGCACTGAACCCTGAGGAAAGAATAGATTTTAGGAATAGATTAGAGAATTTAACCTTTAATATGGAGGGAGTGTTTAATACAACGAATAAGCGCTTCTATCCTACGCAAGGGGTTTTTATGAAAGGTTCTGCGGGGATGTATTTTATTACCAGCAATAAAGCAAATTTTGAAAGCAATGTTAGCGCTTTTAGTAGAGACTCTATTGAAAGCCTATTGGTCTTGGACCCATTCTTAAGAATAAACTTTCAAATGAGATTTAACCAGCCTTTGCAAAATAATAAAATATCAATTTATGAAGAATTCAGATTGGGCTTAACCGCCAATAGTAGCGAGAATTCTTTTTACGCATTTCAAGTAGGTGGTTTGAATGATTATAGGTTCTTCTCTATTCCTTTTATTGGTTTGCGTGATAAAGAATATCTTGTTAATCAATTCATGATCGGAAGGTTTGGGCTTCAATTTGAAGTCTGGAATAACTTTTATATAATCCCAGAAGCTAATTATATGCTATATTCTAGTCAAGCTTTAGAAGATTTATTCGAACATAATACTTCTGATGCTTACAATAATATTTTAGGATATGGCTTGACTATAGGGTACAACTCAATTCTGGGACCATTGAATATAACATTAATGAACTCAACATCAAGTACTCCTGTGCAAGTGTATGTAAACCTAGGGTTTATTTTTTAA
- a CDS encoding TonB-dependent receptor domain-containing protein — protein sequence MKYKHLKKYLLFLILFCSFNHLVYSQQGCGTSTLKIAKSYYDIGLFEDAVEKLEFCLNNNGFNKNQLERAYHRLVLCYIQLEDFPKAEENAIKLINMNPLFTPDVEDPKVFFEIIEKIKNGLTDNLIFSASQKRENIRKAPSQTYVVTRQMIDQNAYTTLEQILMDIPGFQVSHINGTITTKIDARGIGGKESDKTLFLINGIQINDFWSNQSKFSSQLPISNVKRIEVIYGPSSTIYGANAYASVVNIITYSHDDRKDLNVNANVSYGTENNYFADLNINGKTESFGADLTFRYYHDEFRDLSDFSEFTYDSTIYSNFDYNQSLSIYGNEAREFARKYPNLLNNKNLDVQKDESGQIISISPSQQGQAVAKNLDVSSLDTLINNRKPAYSNYIDQIYVEGKLYFNNILLGYRTWMSEQGFTNNGTSYSTSGIKNNNLWKPSQSTLYLQYKKSFNKKFTIYNSAYYQLSKVKDGTLNTTLQSYATSRLTLADLAMERPSYWNTTDLYQSSNQFRNKLLVQYQASDNFYLQGGVDYRNSIIQGDLLQTDSSNTVSKSSLKHNSNDIGIYITGQLEANEWAKIVAGIRWNYNVIDQKSGYGSLFNHKLGLVLTPKNFHLKLLTETGFQEPTMMERFKVSESIPINAPDLAPEKNINYELNFGYNDKSFEFDCSAFYNDLYDLVELNETSELQYQYQNTGKGTIKGVQSSVKYKVKKYNFYANYTYLDPKIQQNDSTDKVRIGGISNHVFNFGINSLYFNHLNINLRGNYLSKRTVGDGTSLPQNTKGEFPDLFLLHLAIAYNNIINGLNIKFYMRNLLGREYSDPGYGIQDGIINSYKIPQNDRLFGVILEYKLNINP from the coding sequence ATGAAATATAAACATTTGAAAAAATATTTACTCTTCTTAATACTTTTCTGTTCATTTAATCACCTTGTCTATTCGCAACAAGGATGTGGAACTTCTACACTAAAAATAGCAAAATCATACTATGACATTGGGCTGTTTGAGGATGCTGTTGAAAAACTGGAATTTTGCCTTAATAACAACGGATTTAATAAAAATCAACTAGAAAGAGCCTATCACAGATTAGTGCTTTGCTATATACAACTTGAAGACTTTCCAAAAGCTGAGGAAAATGCGATCAAGCTCATCAATATGAATCCATTGTTCACGCCTGACGTTGAAGATCCAAAAGTTTTCTTTGAAATAATCGAAAAGATCAAAAACGGACTTACTGACAATTTAATCTTTAGCGCCTCCCAGAAGAGAGAAAACATCCGAAAAGCTCCAAGTCAAACCTATGTCGTGACTAGACAAATGATTGATCAAAATGCCTATACGACATTAGAACAAATTCTAATGGATATTCCAGGTTTTCAGGTTTCACATATCAATGGCACAATCACAACCAAGATAGATGCCCGAGGAATTGGAGGCAAAGAATCAGACAAAACTCTATTCTTAATCAACGGGATTCAAATCAATGATTTTTGGTCTAATCAATCAAAATTTTCCTCGCAACTCCCCATATCAAATGTCAAAAGGATAGAAGTTATCTACGGACCATCATCCACAATTTATGGAGCAAACGCTTACGCTAGTGTAGTAAATATTATCACTTATTCTCATGATGATCGTAAAGACCTCAATGTAAATGCAAATGTATCCTATGGCACTGAAAACAATTATTTTGCGGATCTAAACATTAACGGAAAAACTGAATCTTTTGGTGCGGACCTGACCTTTAGATACTATCATGATGAGTTCAGAGACTTATCTGATTTCAGCGAATTTACTTATGATTCGACTATCTACTCAAATTTTGATTATAATCAATCACTTTCAATCTATGGAAATGAAGCTAGGGAGTTTGCCAGAAAATATCCTAATCTTTTAAACAACAAAAACCTTGATGTCCAAAAAGATGAATCTGGGCAAATTATCTCCATTTCTCCTTCACAACAGGGTCAGGCAGTAGCAAAAAACCTAGATGTCTCATCTTTGGATACACTTATAAATAATAGGAAACCTGCATATTCTAATTATATAGACCAAATATATGTAGAAGGGAAACTTTATTTCAACAACATTTTACTTGGTTACAGAACTTGGATGAGTGAACAAGGATTTACCAATAATGGAACATCATACTCCACTTCTGGTATAAAAAACAATAATTTATGGAAACCAAGCCAATCAACTTTATACTTACAGTATAAAAAGAGTTTCAACAAGAAATTTACCATTTACAATTCAGCTTATTATCAATTATCTAAAGTAAAAGATGGTACTTTAAATACCACCTTGCAAAGTTACGCTACTTCGAGACTAACTTTAGCCGACCTTGCAATGGAAAGACCTTCCTATTGGAACACAACTGACTTGTACCAATCATCTAATCAGTTTAGAAACAAGCTTTTGGTTCAGTACCAAGCAAGTGATAATTTTTATTTGCAAGGAGGAGTAGATTATCGAAATTCTATCATACAAGGGGATTTGTTACAAACTGACAGCTCAAATACTGTTAGCAAATCATCATTGAAGCATAACAGCAACGACATAGGCATTTACATTACAGGCCAATTGGAAGCCAATGAGTGGGCAAAGATAGTTGCAGGAATTAGATGGAACTACAATGTAATTGATCAAAAAAGTGGATATGGCTCCCTTTTTAATCACAAGCTCGGCTTGGTTTTAACTCCTAAAAATTTCCACCTAAAACTATTAACAGAAACAGGTTTTCAAGAACCAACAATGATGGAAAGATTCAAAGTTAGTGAATCTATTCCAATAAATGCTCCTGATCTAGCTCCTGAAAAAAACATTAATTATGAACTTAATTTCGGGTACAATGACAAAAGTTTTGAATTCGATTGTTCGGCTTTTTACAATGATTTATACGATCTCGTTGAATTAAATGAAACAAGCGAATTACAATATCAATATCAAAATACAGGAAAAGGAACTATCAAAGGAGTTCAATCCAGTGTAAAATACAAAGTCAAGAAATATAACTTTTATGCCAACTATACTTATTTAGACCCAAAAATCCAGCAAAACGACTCAACGGATAAGGTTAGAATTGGGGGTATCTCAAATCATGTTTTCAACTTTGGAATCAACTCCCTATACTTCAATCATTTGAATATAAACCTTCGAGGAAACTATTTATCAAAACGCACTGTGGGAGATGGCACAAGTCTTCCTCAAAATACAAAAGGAGAATTTCCAGATTTATTCTTACTCCATTTGGCAATTGCCTACAATAATATTATAAATGGTTTGAATATTAAGTTTTATATGAGAAATCTATTGGGCCGCGAATATTCCGACCCAGGGTATGGGATTCAAGATGGAATCATTAACTCATATAAAATTCCTCAAAATGATCGCTTGTTTGGTGTCATACTAGAATATAAGCTAAACATCAATCCTTAA